The sequence CAGGCGTTGTCGTAGACCCTCGAGCCTTCGGCGCAGGTCCTCGCTGCTGGGTGCCAACAGTTCGGCGGCGGCCGAAGGAGTCGGCGCGCGGACATCCGCTGCGAAGTCGGCGATGGAGACGTCCGTCTCGTGCCCGACCGCGCAGACGATCGGCGTCACGCACGCTGCTACGGCCCGCGCGACGGGCTCCTCGTTGAAACACCAAAGGTCTTCCAGCGAGCCGCCGCCGCGCGCCAGGATCAGCGCGTCGAACCCGCCGCGATCCGCCCGTTCGAGCGCGCGGACGATTTGCGCAGTCGCTTCGCGGCCCTGCACCGGCGTCGGCACCAGGGTCAGGGCGACGTGCGGGGCACGGCGGCGGAACACCGAAATGATGTCGCGGATCACCGCGCCGGTGGGCGAGCTGACAATGCCGATGCGCCGTGGATGAGCGGGCAGGGCGCGCTTGCCGGCGGCATCGAACAGCCCCTCGGCGTCGAGTTTGTCCTTCAATGCCTCGAACGCCAGGCGCAGCGAGCCATCGCCGGCCGGCTCGACATTGTCGAGGATCAATTGATAGTCGCCGCGCCCCTCGAACAACGACACCCGCCCGCGTACCTTCACCGCCAGGCCGTCACGCAATGCCTGGCGCACGCGCAGCGCATTCTGCCGGAACAGCGCACAGCGGACCTGGGCGTTCTTGTCCTTCAAGGTGAAATAGACGTGGCCGGAGGCGGGCTTGGCCAGGTTGGAAATCTCGCCCTCCACCCATACCTGGGCGAACACGTCCTCGAGCAACAGGCGTGCCCGACCGTTGAGCTGGCTGACGGTCAGCACTTCGCGGTCGAGGTTCAGGCGTTGGAAGGGATCTGTGTGCATGCCGCGATGATACGGCAAGACGCGTGACGCTTCACCCGCACCCGTCGAGGATGGGTAAACGGCTCGGCGGGTTCGGCTTGACCTCGGCCGGCTGCCGATTAAGCTGCGCGCTTTCCTTCAGACGTAGCGTTCATGAGCGACCAGCAATTCATCATCGTGCCGAAGATTTCCAGCTATCCGGGAGCGCAGGCCAGGGCGCGGGTCATCCAGCGCTGGCTCGTCGAGCGTGGCGTCATCGAGCCACAGCTATCGGCCTGCGGATCGGCGCCCGGCCGCCTGGCCTATGGCATCGGCTCACGGGCCGCCGAGGTGCTGGAGCCTGCCGGTGCGGCCCTGTTGCCGTACACGTCGGCGCGCAGCGGAATGGAGATCATCACCGACCGGTGCATCTATACGCCCATGCGGGGCTTTGAAGGGCGAGCGCACTGCCCCGAGTGCCGCCAGCAGATCGGCGAAGTGCTGCTGGAGCATCTGGAGGCGTGGATGCCGGCCGAAACGGAAAACTTCATCTGCCCGGAGTGCGGACACGAGGATGACATCAACGGCTTTCCCTTCAGCCAGCCCTGCGCGTTCTCAGACCTGGGGTTCATCTTCAACAATTGGCCGGGCCGGTATTTCCGTCGGTCCTTCCTCGAGGAGTTCAGCGAACGCCTGGGTTATCCGCTGGCGTTGGTGGACGTGGCGTACTAGCGCACGACGCTGTTCATTGGCGCCGTGGCAACGCATTGTTTGATTGAGCCGTGCGTCCGCGCTCGGTATAATGCCGCGCTTCCTTTTTCCCGCCTGGGAGCCCCCGCCATGCTGCGTATCAGCCAAGAAGCCCTGACGTTCGATGATGTTCTCCTGATCCCGGGTTATTCCGAGGTCTTGCCGAAGGATGTCAGCCTCAAGACCCGCCTGACCCGCGAAATCGAGCTGAACATTCCCCTTGTTTCGGCAGCGATGGACACCGTCACCGAAGCCCGCCTGGCCATCGCCATGGCGCAGGAAGGCGGCATCGGCATCATTCACAAGAACATGAACGTCGAGCAGCAGGCTGCCGAGGTGCGCAAGGTCAAGCGCCACGAAACGGCGATCGTTCACGATCCGGCCACCGTGACGCCCGAAACCAAGATCAGCGAACTGCTGCGCAAGGCGCGCGAGCTGGGTTTCTCTGGCTTCCCCGTGGTATCGGGAAAAGAACTGGTGGGTATCGTCACCGGGCGCGACCTGCGCTTCACGCCGAACGTCGGTGATTCCGTCGCCGCGATCATGACCCCCAAGGAAAAACTGATCACCGTTCAGGAAGGCACCGGCCTCGAAGAAATCAAAACCAAACTCTACGAGCACCGCATCGAGAAGATGCTGGTAGTCGACAGCAATTTCCACCTGCGCGGCCTGGTCACTTTCCGTGACATCGAAAAAGCCAAGACCTATCCGCTGGCATCCAAGGATGACCAGGGCCGCCTGCGTGTGGGTGCCGCCGTCGGCACCGGCGCCGACACCGCCGAGCGCGTCGAGGCGCTGGCCGCGGCCGGTGTCGACGTGATCGTGGTCGATACCGCGCATGGTCACTCGCGCGGTGTGCTCGATCGCGTGCGCTGGGTGAAAGAAAACTTCCCCCAAGTGCAGGTCATCGGCGGCAACATCGCCACCGCTGAAGCCGCGCTGGATCTGGTCAAGGCGGGTGCTGACGCCGTCAAGGTCGGCATCGGTCCGGGCTCGATCTGCACCACGCGAATCGTCGCCGGTGTCGGCGTTCCGCAGATTTCCGCCATTGCCAATGTCTCAGCCGCGCTGGAAGGCACGGGCGTGCCGATGATCGCCGACGGTGGCATCCGTTTCTCCGGCGACCTGTCCAAAGCCATCGTCGCCGGCGCCAATGCCGTGATGATGGGCTCGATGTTCGCGGGCACCGAAGAAGCGCCAGGCGAGATTGAGCTGTTCCAGGGCCGTTCCTACAAGGCCTATCGCGGCATGGGATCGCTGGGCGCGATGTCCCAGGCGCAGGGCTCCTCGGATCGTTACTTCCAGGATTCGTCGGCGGGTGCCGAGAAGCTGGTGCCCGAGGGCATCGAAGGGCGTGTGCCGTACAAGGGTTCGCTGGCGGCGATCATCCACCAGCTGATGGGCGGCTTGCGTGCCTCCATGGGCTACACCGGCAGCGCCACGATCGATCATATGCGCACCCACCCGCAGTTCGTGCGCATTACCGGCGCGGGCATGGCCGAGTCCCATGTGCATGATGTGCAGATCACCAAAGAGGCGCCGAACTACCGGGTCGGTTGACCTCGCCTCGACCAACAGGCGCTGGGAGCTGGAAGCTGGACGCTGGAAGTCACGACTTCTGGCCTCTGCTTCCAGCTTCTGGCTTTGCGCTTCACGCTTTTTCCGAAGGAAAGCCTCATGTCCCCCCATCAAGACATTCACGCTCACCGCATCCTGATCCTGGATTTCGGTTCGCAGTACACCCAGCTGATCGCCCGGCGAGTCCGCGAGATTGGCGTCTATTGTGAACTGCACCCGTTCGACATGAGCGACGAGGACATCCGCGCCTTCAATCCGCGCGGCATCATTCTCGCCGGCGGACCGGAGTCGGTGCATGCCGAAGGCAGCCCGCGGGCCCCGCAGGCAGTGTTCGACCTGGGTGTGCCGCTGTTCGGCATCTGCTATGGCATGCAGACCATATCGGAGCAGCTCGGTGGCAAGGTGCAGGGTTCCGATGAGCGCGAGTTCGGCTATGCGCGTGTCGATCTGGTCGGCAAGTCGAAGCTGTTCGACGGGATCGAAGACCATATGGACGACGACGGCGTGTTTGGCCTGGACGTCTGGATGAGCCACGGCGACAAGGTGACCACGCTCCCGCAGGGCTTCCATATCCTCGCCAGCACCCCGAGCTGCCCGATCGCCGCGATGGGCGATGATGATCGCCGCTACTACGGCGTGCAGTTCCACCCGGAAGTGACCCACACCCGTCAGGGCGGTCGCATCCTGTCGCGCTTCCTGCTGGAAATCTGCGGCTGCGAAGCGCTGTGGACACCCTCGAACATCGTCGACGATCTGGTGGAGCAGGTGCGCGCGCAGGTCGGTTCGGCCAACGTGCTGCTGGGCTTGTCCGGTGGTGTCGATTCCTCGGTGGTTGCGGCGCTGCTGCACAAGGCCATCGGCGACCAACTGACCTGTGTGTTCGTCGACAACGGCCTGCTGCGCCTGCACGAAGGCGATCAGGTGATGGCAATGTTCGCCGAAAACATGGGCGTCAAGGTCATCCGCGCCGACGCCGAAGCGCAATTCCTGGATAATCTCGCGGGCGAAGCCGATCCGGAGAAGAAGCGCAAGATCATCGGACGTACCTTCATCGACGTGTTCGACGCGCAGGCCAGCAAGCTCGATAACATCCAGTTTCTCGCCCAGGGCACCATCTACCCGGATGTCATCGAGTCGGCCGGCGCCAAGAGCGGCAAGGCGCATGTGATCAAGTCGCACCACAACGTCGGTGGTCTGCCGGAGGAAATGAACCTCAAGCTGGTCGAGCCGCTGCGCGAGCTGTTCAAGGACGAGGTCCGCAAGATCGGTCTGGAACTGGGCCTGCCCTACGACATGGTCTATCGCCATCCATTCCCGGGCCCGGGACTGGGCGTGCGCATCCTCGGCGAAGTGAAAAAGGAATACGCGGACCTGTTGCGCCGCGCTGACCACATCTTCATCCAGGAACTGCGCAACTTCGACTGGTACCACAAGACCAGCCAGGCGTTCGTGGTCTTCCAGCCGGTCAAGTCGGTCGGTGTGGTCGGGGACGGCCGTCGCTACGCCTGGGTCGTCGCGCTGCGCGCGGTGGAAACCATCGACTTCATGACCGCACGCTGGGCGCATCTGCCCTACGAGCTGCTGGAAAAGGTCTCGAATCGCATCATCAACGAAATCGAAGGCATTTCGCGCGTGACCTACGACGTGTCGAGCAAGCCCCCAGCGACCATCGAGTGGGAGTGAAATCAGGTCCTTCGAGGACTATCGGTACCTATCGATATGATGCCGTAACGTGTTGATTTATAAGTAAATCCGTCACGGCATCTATCGGTGGCTATCGCCAGGCAGCGAAATCGTTTGGCGGTATTGGTAACGGTAAGAACTGAAGGCCGGATTCGGACCCTTACTATCGAGACCAAACCGGTCTTTGACGGTAAATCCCTCCTCCGGAATGCTGCAGTCATGCGGCTTTCCCGGCATCAGCAGGTCTCCTGACCTTTGACGGTAAAAGCCGTCCTGAACACGAGGGAAAACCTCGATGCTGACCGACACCGACCTAGAGGCGATCTCGCAATCCCGTTAGCAACCTGATGCTAGCCGGACGATTGCGTCGCGGCTGCCAGCTTTCTCCCGAAGCAGAAACTTCTGGATCTTACCGGTAGCCGTCTTGGGCAGCTCAGTAAAGATGACTCGGCGCGGGCATTTGAAGCGTGCCAAGCGCGACTGGCAGAAGGCAATCAATTCCGCTTCGCTGGGTGTTTCGACGCCAACCTTGAGTTCGATGAAAGCGCACGGCACCTCACCCCACTTATCGTCGGGTTGAGCAACGACGGCCGCATGCAACACGGCTGGGTGACAGTGGATCGTTTCCTCCACCTCGATGGAAGAAATATTCTCACCGCCCGAGATGATGACATCTTTGCACCGGTCGGTAATTTGCACATAGCCATTCTCGTGAACCACAGCGACATCGCCAGTGTGGAACCAGCCACCCGCGAATGCTTTGGAGGTGGCGCTTTCGTTTTTCAAATAACCCATCATGGTGGTATTTCCTCGAAGCAGAAGCTCCCCCGTCGTGTGTCCGTCATGGGGCACCGGTTCCAGAGATTCCGGGTCCGCGACCATCAGACTTTCAAAGGCGGCGGCGCGAGCCCCTTGGCGTACCCGAAGGGGTCCCTGTTCATTGATCGGCAGGTCGCTCCAACCGTCTTGCCAGACGCAGCTGACGGGCGTTCCGGAAACCTCGGTTATTCCATAGACATGGTCGACGTCGAAGCCTAGCGATAGGACGGCGCTGAGCACAGTCGCGGGCGGAGGCGAGCCTGCAGTCAGTACGCGAACCGGCTTTGCCAACGGTTGGCGGCCCGCTACGTTAGCGATCATTGCCATCACAATGGGGGCCGCACAAAAATGATCGACGCCATGGCACTCAATGGCCTCGAACACGGAGTCTGCCGATACTTTACGCAGGCAGACATGGGTGCCCGCCGCTGCCGTGATTGCCCAGGTGAAGCACCAGCCGTTTGCATGGAA is a genomic window of Stutzerimonas stutzeri containing:
- a CDS encoding AMP-binding protein, which gives rise to MKPGAYESGLGRCAANHLPLTPLGFLDRAAVVHPNRAAVIHGDLSRTWAETRERCYRLASALSKKGMGPGDTVSILSPNTPAMLEAHYGVPLSGAILNTINHRLDAEGVAFILQHGECKLLLVDREFAGVAAAALELLENRPMVIDINDHLAPMGLPIGDIDYETLLADGDPQFEGIWPSDEWQPIALNYTSGTTGDPKGVVASHRGTYLMSMLQMTNWPLVRAPRYLWTLPMFHANGWCFTWAITAAAGTHVCLRKVSADSVFEAIECHGVDHFCAAPIVMAMIANVAGRQPLAKPVRVLTAGSPPPATVLSAVLSLGFDVDHVYGITEVSGTPVSCVWQDGWSDLPINEQGPLRVRQGARAAAFESLMVADPESLEPVPHDGHTTGELLLRGNTTMMGYLKNESATSKAFAGGWFHTGDVAVVHENGYVQITDRCKDVIISGGENISSIEVEETIHCHPAVLHAAVVAQPDDKWGEVPCAFIELKVGVETPSEAELIAFCQSRLARFKCPRRVIFTELPKTATGKIQKFLLREKAGSRDAIVRLASGC
- a CDS encoding sugar ABC transporter ATPase; this translates as MSDQQFIIVPKISSYPGAQARARVIQRWLVERGVIEPQLSACGSAPGRLAYGIGSRAAEVLEPAGAALLPYTSARSGMEIITDRCIYTPMRGFEGRAHCPECRQQIGEVLLEHLEAWMPAETENFICPECGHEDDINGFPFSQPCAFSDLGFIFNNWPGRYFRRSFLEEFSERLGYPLALVDVAY
- the guaA gene encoding glutamine-hydrolyzing GMP synthase yields the protein MSPHQDIHAHRILILDFGSQYTQLIARRVREIGVYCELHPFDMSDEDIRAFNPRGIILAGGPESVHAEGSPRAPQAVFDLGVPLFGICYGMQTISEQLGGKVQGSDEREFGYARVDLVGKSKLFDGIEDHMDDDGVFGLDVWMSHGDKVTTLPQGFHILASTPSCPIAAMGDDDRRYYGVQFHPEVTHTRQGGRILSRFLLEICGCEALWTPSNIVDDLVEQVRAQVGSANVLLGLSGGVDSSVVAALLHKAIGDQLTCVFVDNGLLRLHEGDQVMAMFAENMGVKVIRADAEAQFLDNLAGEADPEKKRKIIGRTFIDVFDAQASKLDNIQFLAQGTIYPDVIESAGAKSGKAHVIKSHHNVGGLPEEMNLKLVEPLRELFKDEVRKIGLELGLPYDMVYRHPFPGPGLGVRILGEVKKEYADLLRRADHIFIQELRNFDWYHKTSQAFVVFQPVKSVGVVGDGRRYAWVVALRAVETIDFMTARWAHLPYELLEKVSNRIINEIEGISRVTYDVSSKPPATIEWE
- the xseA gene encoding exodeoxyribonuclease VII large subunit; amino-acid sequence: MHTDPFQRLNLDREVLTVSQLNGRARLLLEDVFAQVWVEGEISNLAKPASGHVYFTLKDKNAQVRCALFRQNALRVRQALRDGLAVKVRGRVSLFEGRGDYQLILDNVEPAGDGSLRLAFEALKDKLDAEGLFDAAGKRALPAHPRRIGIVSSPTGAVIRDIISVFRRRAPHVALTLVPTPVQGREATAQIVRALERADRGGFDALILARGGGSLEDLWCFNEEPVARAVAACVTPIVCAVGHETDVSIADFAADVRAPTPSAAAELLAPSSEDLRRRLEGLRQRLLLRMRDRLHRNGAQLEGLARRLRHPGERLQQQAQRIDDLEQRLLRGIDRRLCAGQERLARLDTRLAAQHPGRTLQLLRHRLEHLTGRMPRAMQDALKSRRQQLHGLVQTLNVVSPLATLSRGYSILLDERGQAIRSAGQTQPGQRLKARLGEGELDVRVEDNHQTPVTLSLLD
- the guaB gene encoding IMP dehydrogenase — encoded protein: MLRISQEALTFDDVLLIPGYSEVLPKDVSLKTRLTREIELNIPLVSAAMDTVTEARLAIAMAQEGGIGIIHKNMNVEQQAAEVRKVKRHETAIVHDPATVTPETKISELLRKARELGFSGFPVVSGKELVGIVTGRDLRFTPNVGDSVAAIMTPKEKLITVQEGTGLEEIKTKLYEHRIEKMLVVDSNFHLRGLVTFRDIEKAKTYPLASKDDQGRLRVGAAVGTGADTAERVEALAAAGVDVIVVDTAHGHSRGVLDRVRWVKENFPQVQVIGGNIATAEAALDLVKAGADAVKVGIGPGSICTTRIVAGVGVPQISAIANVSAALEGTGVPMIADGGIRFSGDLSKAIVAGANAVMMGSMFAGTEEAPGEIELFQGRSYKAYRGMGSLGAMSQAQGSSDRYFQDSSAGAEKLVPEGIEGRVPYKGSLAAIIHQLMGGLRASMGYTGSATIDHMRTHPQFVRITGAGMAESHVHDVQITKEAPNYRVG